Proteins encoded in a region of the Clostridium beijerinckii genome:
- the aspD gene encoding aspartate 4-decarboxylase — MSIKNVQRQEIEKVYGKISPFEFKNELINLAEGQRKKSARTLLNAGRGNPNWTAATPREAFFTFGIFAVEETRRVWNDGDLAGMPKKEGIAERFYNFLDKNKEMPGIELLRRIIDYGIKNQVFDADSWIFELTDSIIGDNYPVPDRMLIHIEKIVHEYLVSELCYNKPPVGRFNIFAVEGATAAMCYIFDSLIANELLAPGDKIGLMVPVFTPYLEIPHLPRYNFEIIHIEAIELTEDGTHTWQYPESELNKLKDCSIKALFVVNPSNPPSVAIKPESVKQLINIVENYNPNLMIISDDVYSTFVNNYRSLMADLPYNTIGVYSFSKYFGVTGWRLGTISLYSENVFDKLLKNLPEDKKVELRQRYGDLSTTPDDIKFIDRIVADSRQVALNHTAGLSTPQQVQMAFFCAFALLDEENIYKEQTKDICKRRQKLLFNGLGLDLREDPYDAAYYTEFDLLEWATCYYGSEFGEYLQINYKPVDILYKLAEESAIVLLSGGGFKGPEWSIRISLANLNDDAYSRIGEALHKILDEYVNSWRNQGNKS, encoded by the coding sequence ATGAGTATTAAAAATGTTCAGCGTCAAGAAATAGAAAAAGTTTATGGTAAAATAAGTCCATTTGAATTCAAAAATGAATTAATAAATTTAGCTGAAGGTCAAAGAAAAAAGAGCGCACGTACGCTATTAAACGCAGGAAGAGGCAATCCTAACTGGACTGCTGCAACACCTAGAGAAGCTTTTTTTACTTTTGGAATTTTTGCAGTAGAAGAAACAAGAAGAGTTTGGAATGATGGCGATTTAGCTGGCATGCCTAAAAAAGAGGGGATAGCTGAAAGATTTTATAACTTTCTAGACAAAAATAAAGAGATGCCAGGAATAGAGCTTTTAAGAAGAATAATCGATTATGGTATTAAAAATCAAGTTTTTGATGCAGACTCATGGATATTTGAGCTTACAGATTCTATTATAGGAGATAATTATCCGGTGCCAGATCGGATGCTAATACATATTGAAAAAATTGTTCATGAGTATCTTGTCTCAGAGCTTTGTTACAATAAACCGCCTGTAGGTAGATTTAACATTTTTGCAGTTGAAGGGGCTACTGCAGCAATGTGTTATATATTCGATAGCTTAATCGCAAATGAATTGCTGGCTCCTGGAGACAAAATAGGACTAATGGTTCCAGTTTTTACACCTTATTTGGAAATACCACATTTGCCGCGTTATAACTTTGAAATTATACATATTGAAGCGATAGAACTTACAGAGGATGGAACTCATACGTGGCAATACCCAGAATCAGAACTTAATAAGCTTAAAGATTGTAGTATTAAGGCTCTATTTGTTGTTAATCCAAGTAATCCTCCTTCTGTAGCAATTAAACCAGAGAGCGTTAAGCAGTTAATAAATATAGTAGAAAATTATAACCCTAATTTAATGATTATTTCAGATGATGTCTACAGTACTTTTGTAAATAATTATAGATCTCTAATGGCAGACTTGCCATATAATACGATAGGTGTTTATTCTTTTTCAAAATATTTTGGAGTAACTGGATGGAGACTTGGAACAATATCACTTTATTCAGAGAATGTCTTTGATAAATTATTAAAGAATTTACCAGAAGATAAAAAGGTTGAGTTAAGGCAGCGGTATGGAGATCTTTCAACGACTCCAGATGATATAAAATTTATAGATAGAATTGTAGCAGACAGCCGACAAGTAGCTCTTAATCACACGGCAGGATTATCAACTCCACAGCAAGTTCAAATGGCCTTCTTTTGTGCGTTTGCTCTATTAGACGAAGAAAACATATATAAAGAACAAACCAAAGATATTTGCAAACGAAGACAAAAACTTTTGTTTAATGGCCTCGGATTAGATTTAAGAGAAGATCCGTATGATGCTGCATATTATACAGAATTTGATTTATTAGAATGGGCTACTTGCTATTATGGAAGTGAATTTGGTGAATATCTTCAAATTAATTATAAGCCGGTAGATATTTTATACAAATTAGCTGAGGAATCAGCTATAGTTCTATTAAGTGGTGGAGGGTTTAAAGGACCAGAGTGGTCAATTAGAATATCTCTGGCTAATCTTAATGATGATGCATATTCAAGGATTGGAGAGGCACTTCATAAAATTTTAGATGAATATGTTAATTCATGGAGAAATCAAGGAAATAAGTCATAA
- a CDS encoding PadR family transcriptional regulator, with product MRTLKYAILGLINRNPLTGYDITKEFNSGLVEFWYAKHSQIYPELKKLTDEGLISYETVIQGEKLEKKLYTITEKGRKSLQKWLSKDDPLEPTPKDIFKLKAYFCDEMDHDTLIKQFKNTLTKHIERLEYLENSMDELLKIKDISAVSSPGFGDYIILNGAIMREKSYIDWLEDCLRKMHL from the coding sequence ATGAGAACTTTAAAATATGCTATTTTAGGACTTATTAATAGAAATCCTTTAACCGGATATGATATAACAAAAGAATTTAATTCTGGTTTAGTTGAATTTTGGTATGCTAAGCATAGTCAAATATACCCCGAATTAAAAAAATTAACCGATGAAGGATTAATTTCATATGAGACTGTTATACAAGGAGAAAAGTTAGAAAAAAAGTTATATACTATAACTGAAAAAGGGCGAAAGTCATTGCAGAAATGGCTTTCAAAAGACGATCCTTTAGAGCCAACCCCAAAAGATATTTTTAAACTTAAAGCTTATTTTTGTGATGAGATGGATCACGATACTTTAATAAAGCAGTTTAAAAATACACTAACCAAACACATTGAAAGATTGGAATACCTTGAAAATTCAATGGATGAACTTTTAAAAATAAAAGACATTTCAGCAGTATCCTCTCCAGGTTTCGGGGACTATATAATATTGAATGGAGCCATTATGCGAGAGAAATCATACATAGATTGGCTGGAAGATTGTTTAAGAAAGATGCATTTATAG
- a CDS encoding FAD-dependent oxidoreductase, translating into MNKYKKLFEPIKIGNCEIKNRFALAPMGPLGLADSEGGFNQRGIDYYTERAKGGTGLIITGVTFVDNEVEEHGMPSTPCPTHNPVHFVRTSKEMTERIHAYNAKVFLQMSGGFGRVTIPTNLGEYPPVAPSAIQHRWLDKICRELTIDEIKSIVKKFGDGAYNAKRAGFDGVQIHAVHEGYLIDQFAISLFNHRTDEYGGSLENRLRFAREIVEEIKDRCGEDFPVTLRYSPKSFIKDLRDGALPGEEFIEKGRDLEEGIEAAKLLVSYGYDSLDTDVGSYDSWWWSHPPMYQEKGLYRPYAKLMKETVDVPVICAGRMDNPDMALEAIENGTCDIVSLGRPLLADPNYVNKLRANKCNSIRPCISCQEGCMGRLQNYAMLNCAVNPQACKEKDNALTPILGKKKVLIVGGGVAGCEAARVLALRGHEPVLYEKTDRLGGNLIPGGSPDFKEDDIALANWYANTLKELNVEVNLNSEITKEQILSYKADSVIIATGSTPKVFSLGDDEKVFTAADVLLGKKESGNNTVVVGGGLVGCELALHLAKKGKKVTIVEALHKILALNGPLCSANSEMLERLIPFNGIEVKVNSKVKAYKDGNLEIETENGVEKIKCDSVILSVGYKEENSLYRELEFEIPEIYLLGDARKVSNIMYAIWDAYEVTNHI; encoded by the coding sequence ATGAATAAGTATAAAAAGCTATTTGAACCTATTAAAATTGGTAACTGTGAGATAAAAAATCGTTTTGCATTAGCGCCAATGGGACCACTTGGACTAGCTGATAGCGAAGGTGGATTTAATCAAAGGGGAATTGATTACTATACTGAAAGAGCTAAAGGTGGGACAGGCCTAATTATCACTGGAGTTACTTTTGTGGATAATGAAGTAGAAGAACATGGTATGCCAAGTACTCCATGTCCTACACATAACCCAGTACATTTTGTTAGAACAAGCAAAGAAATGACTGAAAGGATACATGCATATAATGCAAAAGTATTTTTACAAATGTCAGGTGGATTTGGAAGGGTTACAATTCCTACTAATCTTGGAGAATATCCACCAGTTGCACCATCAGCAATTCAACATAGATGGCTTGATAAAATATGTCGTGAACTTACAATAGATGAAATTAAATCTATAGTTAAAAAATTTGGAGATGGGGCTTATAACGCAAAGAGAGCAGGATTTGATGGTGTACAAATTCATGCTGTACATGAAGGTTATTTAATAGATCAATTTGCTATTTCATTATTTAATCATAGAACTGATGAATATGGTGGAAGCCTAGAAAATAGACTTAGATTTGCACGTGAAATAGTAGAAGAAATTAAAGATAGATGTGGAGAGGATTTCCCTGTAACTCTTAGATATTCTCCAAAGAGTTTTATTAAAGATTTAAGAGATGGAGCACTTCCAGGAGAAGAATTTATTGAAAAAGGAAGAGATTTAGAAGAAGGTATTGAAGCTGCTAAGTTACTTGTATCCTATGGATATGATTCATTAGATACAGATGTTGGATCTTATGATTCATGGTGGTGGAGTCACCCACCAATGTATCAAGAAAAGGGGTTATACAGACCATATGCTAAATTAATGAAAGAAACTGTTGATGTTCCAGTAATATGTGCTGGAAGAATGGATAATCCTGATATGGCTCTTGAGGCAATTGAAAATGGAACTTGTGATATTGTGAGTCTTGGAAGGCCACTTCTTGCAGATCCTAATTATGTAAATAAATTAAGGGCAAATAAGTGTAATTCAATTAGACCTTGTATATCATGTCAAGAAGGATGTATGGGACGTCTTCAAAATTATGCTATGCTTAACTGTGCGGTAAATCCACAAGCATGTAAAGAAAAGGACAATGCATTAACTCCTATATTAGGAAAGAAAAAAGTACTTATAGTTGGTGGTGGAGTTGCAGGTTGTGAAGCAGCAAGGGTTTTAGCTCTTAGAGGGCATGAACCAGTACTTTATGAAAAGACTGATAGATTAGGTGGAAATCTTATACCAGGAGGTTCGCCAGACTTTAAAGAAGATGATATTGCATTAGCTAACTGGTATGCAAATACATTGAAGGAACTAAATGTAGAAGTTAATTTAAATAGCGAAATTACAAAAGAACAAATACTAAGTTATAAGGCAGATTCTGTGATAATAGCAACAGGATCTACTCCTAAAGTATTTTCATTGGGAGATGATGAGAAAGTATTTACAGCAGCAGATGTATTATTAGGAAAGAAAGAGTCAGGTAATAATACTGTAGTAGTTGGTGGTGGATTAGTTGGCTGTGAATTAGCACTTCATCTAGCTAAGAAGGGTAAGAAAGTTACTATAGTAGAAGCATTGCATAAGATTCTTGCACTAAATGGTCCTTTGTGTTCTGCAAATAGTGAAATGCTTGAAAGATTAATACCATTTAACGGTATTGAAGTAAAAGTAAATTCAAAAGTTAAAGCTTATAAGGATGGAAATCTTGAGATAGAAACAGAAAACGGAGTAGAAAAAATTAAATGTGATTCAGTAATACTTTCAGTAGGATATAAGGAAGAAAATTCTTTATATAGAGAATTGGAATTTGAGATTCCAGAAATTTATCTATTAGGAGATGCACGTAAGGTTTCGAATATTATGTATGCTATCTGGGATGCATATGAGGTCACAAATCATATATAA
- a CDS encoding DUF3810 domain-containing protein — protein sequence MGNLLKRKKNISIKTKFIISGLLLGFSIILFAMARYIYGFSNFYYKYIYLTLVNTLSRCLSLIPFSVYEIILYAFLIYILVRILNYTYLLFSKQHSLKKIIIRATSNVLIYISAFVFLNIMTLGINSFRSNFVELTGLKVQDNSEEKLIELCDYLKVRLNELDGKIKRDEDGLLKLDYDAKKEGIISMEHIGEIYPSLQGFYPNPKPVVFSKLMSYQLLEGETTFTIEANYNNDMPKWNVPSTICHELSHVRGFNSEDEANYISFLACTNSKNYEYQYSGYLMAYSYCMNDLYYFNQEAFKRINNELSDNVKLELKNDSLYWSNYRGKISKLYDNVYDKILKAGGQTEGIKSYNAVVKLLISGYKVQF from the coding sequence ATGGGAAATTTACTAAAAAGAAAAAAGAATATATCAATTAAAACTAAGTTTATAATAAGTGGATTACTACTTGGATTCAGCATCATTTTATTTGCAATGGCACGGTATATATATGGATTTTCAAATTTCTATTACAAGTATATTTATTTAACACTGGTAAATACACTTTCAAGATGTTTGTCATTAATACCATTTTCAGTATACGAAATAATATTATATGCTTTCCTTATATATATTCTTGTAAGAATATTAAATTATACATATCTACTCTTTTCAAAACAACATTCATTAAAAAAAATAATAATAAGAGCTACTTCAAATGTGCTTATATATATATCAGCATTTGTATTTTTAAATATAATGACTCTAGGGATAAACTCATTCAGATCAAATTTTGTTGAATTAACTGGATTAAAAGTGCAGGATAATTCAGAAGAAAAATTAATAGAACTTTGTGACTATTTAAAAGTTAGATTGAATGAGTTAGATGGAAAGATAAAAAGAGATGAAGATGGACTATTAAAGCTAGATTATGATGCAAAAAAAGAAGGAATAATTAGTATGGAACATATAGGAGAAATTTATCCGTCTTTGCAAGGTTTTTATCCAAATCCAAAGCCAGTTGTTTTTTCAAAACTTATGTCATATCAATTGTTGGAAGGAGAAACAACTTTTACCATTGAAGCTAATTATAATAATGATATGCCCAAATGGAATGTTCCAAGTACAATTTGTCATGAATTGAGCCATGTAAGAGGTTTTAATAGTGAAGATGAAGCAAATTATATAAGTTTTCTAGCATGCACTAACTCTAAAAATTATGAATATCAATATAGCGGATATCTTATGGCGTATTCTTACTGCATGAATGATTTATATTATTTCAATCAAGAAGCCTTTAAAAGAATAAATAATGAACTTTCAGATAATGTGAAATTAGAATTAAAAAATGATTCGTTATACTGGAGCAATTATAGAGGTAAAATATCAAAGCTGTATGATAATGTATATGATAAGATATTAAAAGCTGGTGGTCAAACAGAAGGAATTAAAAGTTATAATGCTGTCGTGAAACTACTCATATCAGGGTATAAAGTTCAATTTTAA
- the pknB gene encoding Stk1 family PASTA domain-containing Ser/Thr kinase, with the protein MIGTLLINRYELLEKIGEGGMGIVYKAKCHLLNRFVAVKILKSELSNNEEFILRFKREANSIASLSHPNIVNIYDIGSENNINFIVMEYINGKTLKQVLRDNVRLSPDTTLNISLQMAEALIYAHKNNIIHRDIKCDNILISDDNIAKLTDFGIAKLPNSSTITNSNKIIGSVHYFSPEQAKGGYVDFRTDIYALGIVMYEMITGNVPFNGKTSISVAIMHIQEPVIPPKNFISDIPENINLVILKALEKNPADRFKSAKEFANVLSSIKENPNLKIDFDSTLIEDSTVMIDTHKEIDPTVIMSKEPIQETVLLKNVTNTLHINNLKSKSKKFILPIGMIAFCIAAFALGEYFYGGFSKSTGYKDSPINSSIEENTLGTTSKENNDKLQPSEERQVPLLVGKSQDTAESIINSNEFLLGNISYEYSDNVANGLVISQSPTVGTSYEKSGKIDLIISQGQKVTQPAPETRKNNSNNNNNGNGNGNGKEKEKKQKNK; encoded by the coding sequence ATGATTGGAACATTACTTATAAACAGGTATGAGTTGCTTGAAAAAATAGGTGAAGGTGGTATGGGAATTGTCTATAAAGCAAAATGCCATTTATTAAATAGATTTGTAGCTGTAAAAATATTAAAATCAGAATTAAGTAATAATGAAGAATTTATTCTCAGATTTAAGAGAGAGGCAAATTCAATTGCAAGTTTATCACATCCAAATATAGTAAATATTTATGATATTGGCTCAGAGAATAATATTAATTTTATTGTTATGGAATATATTAATGGTAAAACATTAAAACAAGTATTAAGGGATAATGTACGTCTCAGCCCTGATACTACCTTAAATATATCTTTACAAATGGCTGAAGCTTTAATATACGCTCATAAAAATAATATAATTCATCGAGATATAAAGTGTGATAATATTTTAATTTCAGATGATAACATTGCAAAATTAACAGACTTCGGAATTGCAAAACTTCCAAATTCTTCAACAATAACAAATTCAAATAAAATTATAGGTTCAGTACACTACTTTTCACCTGAGCAAGCTAAAGGAGGATACGTTGATTTCAGAACTGACATCTATGCTCTTGGTATTGTCATGTATGAAATGATTACTGGGAATGTTCCTTTTAATGGGAAAACGTCTATTTCAGTAGCAATTATGCATATACAAGAGCCTGTTATTCCTCCAAAGAATTTTATTTCAGATATACCTGAGAACATTAATTTAGTAATTCTAAAAGCCTTAGAAAAAAATCCAGCTGATAGATTTAAATCAGCTAAAGAATTTGCTAATGTTTTAAGCTCAATAAAAGAAAATCCTAACTTAAAAATAGACTTTGATAGCACATTAATAGAAGATTCAACTGTCATGATTGATACCCATAAAGAAATTGATCCCACTGTGATTATGAGCAAAGAGCCAATACAAGAAACTGTGCTATTAAAGAACGTTACTAATACTTTACATATAAACAACCTAAAAAGTAAATCCAAAAAATTTATTTTACCAATTGGGATGATTGCGTTTTGCATTGCTGCCTTTGCCTTAGGCGAATATTTCTATGGAGGATTCTCTAAAAGTACAGGATATAAAGATTCTCCTATAAATAGCAGCATCGAAGAAAATACTTTAGGAACCACTAGTAAAGAAAATAATGACAAGTTGCAACCAAGTGAAGAAAGGCAAGTACCACTATTAGTTGGAAAATCTCAAGATACTGCTGAATCTATTATAAATAGTAATGAATTTTTACTTGGAAATATAAGTTATGAATACAGCGATAATGTAGCAAATGGTCTAGTTATAAGTCAATCTCCTACTGTTGGTACCTCTTATGAAAAAAGTGGAAAGATAGATTTGATTATAAGCCAAGGACAAAAAGTTACTCAACCTGCACCAGAAACAAGAAAAAATAATAGCAATAATAATAATAATGGCAATGGTAACGGTAATGGAAAAGAAAAAGAGAAAAAGCAAAAAAATAAATGA
- a CDS encoding iron-containing alcohol dehydrogenase encodes MKNFEFYAPTRVIFGKDSEKQIGTIIKNQNCKKVLVHFGGSSAKKSGLLDKIFESLKKAEIDYVNLGGVVPNPRLSKVYEGINLCKKEKVDFILAVGGGSVIDSAKAIGYGIANECDVWDIYSKKVIPTGCLPVGAVLTIAAAGSEMSNSSVITNEEGWLKRGCNSEYARCKFAIMNPELTYTLPKYQTASGATDILMHTMERYFTKEQSMEITDRISEGLMRTVIHNVKILMENPTDYNARAEVMWAGSLSHNDLTGCGSVGDWSCHQLEHELGGMFDVAHGAGLAAVWGSWARYVYKSNISRFVQFAVNVMGITNDFYNPEKVALEGIEAMESFYHSIDMPISIKELGVNLTDDQIDELAYKCSFKDTRTIGEFQKLNMEDMKKIYIMAR; translated from the coding sequence ATGAAGAATTTTGAATTTTATGCTCCTACGAGAGTGATTTTTGGAAAGGATTCAGAAAAACAGATCGGCACTATTATAAAGAATCAAAATTGTAAGAAAGTCCTAGTTCATTTTGGTGGAAGCAGTGCGAAAAAGTCTGGGCTTTTAGATAAAATTTTTGAATCTTTAAAGAAAGCTGAAATCGATTATGTTAACTTAGGCGGAGTTGTACCTAATCCTAGACTTTCAAAAGTATATGAAGGAATCAATTTATGCAAAAAGGAAAAGGTAGATTTTATATTAGCTGTTGGAGGAGGCAGTGTTATTGATTCAGCAAAAGCAATAGGATATGGCATAGCTAATGAGTGTGATGTATGGGATATATATAGTAAAAAAGTTATTCCAACCGGCTGCTTACCTGTTGGGGCAGTTTTAACTATTGCAGCTGCAGGAAGTGAAATGAGCAATTCATCGGTTATTACAAATGAAGAAGGATGGCTGAAAAGAGGATGTAATTCTGAGTATGCACGTTGTAAATTTGCAATTATGAATCCGGAACTTACTTATACATTACCTAAATATCAGACTGCCAGTGGAGCTACTGATATATTAATGCATACTATGGAACGTTATTTTACAAAAGAACAGAGCATGGAGATAACAGATAGAATTAGCGAAGGATTAATGAGAACAGTAATTCATAATGTAAAAATATTAATGGAAAATCCAACAGATTATAATGCACGTGCTGAAGTAATGTGGGCAGGAAGTCTTTCGCATAATGATTTAACTGGATGTGGTTCAGTTGGTGATTGGTCATGTCATCAATTAGAACATGAACTTGGAGGTATGTTTGATGTTGCCCACGGAGCTGGTTTGGCAGCAGTTTGGGGAAGCTGGGCTAGGTATGTGTACAAAAGTAATATAAGCCGTTTTGTACAATTCGCTGTAAACGTAATGGGAATAACCAATGACTTTTATAATCCAGAAAAAGTTGCATTAGAGGGAATCGAAGCAATGGAAAGTTTTTATCATTCTATTGATATGCCAATATCAATAAAAGAGCTTGGAGTTAATTTGACAGATGATCAAATTGATGAACTAGCTTATAAATGTAGCTTCAAAGATACTAGAACCATAGGGGAATTCCAAAAACTTAATATGGAAGACATGAAAAAAATTTATATAATGGCTAGATAA
- a CDS encoding FAD-dependent oxidoreductase codes for MKVIIIGGGWAGCSAALEAVKLGAEVELYERTDLLLGVGNVGGIMRNNGRYTAAEELINLGAGDFIRIMDSIAIHKNIDFPEHKHAWLCDIGKAEPIVRRYLIECGVKIFLQSRIIDVNMEGNKIKSLVLFNKDIVTGDVFVETTGSTGSMPNCVKYGNGCVMCTLRCPSFGARVSISSKAGVNDLVGERANGMKGAMSGSCEFPRESLSKDIIKELEKSGVVVIPIPKEDIHFEKLEQKVCQQYATLEFAENIILLDTGRVKLMTSHYPLDKLRKIKGLENVVYIDPLVGSNGNSIRYLCAAPRNNSMQVNGVENLFCGGEKSGFFVGHTEAMTTGTLAGYNAVQYLVKKPLLELPRELATGDIIAYANDKVKEGKMSERYTFSGAEYFERMKGLGLYSIDNDEIRSRVKKLNLTNIFSKQCKN; via the coding sequence ATGAAGGTTATAATTATAGGTGGAGGATGGGCAGGGTGCTCAGCCGCATTAGAAGCAGTAAAATTAGGTGCAGAAGTTGAGTTATATGAGAGAACTGACTTGCTACTTGGAGTAGGAAATGTTGGTGGGATAATGAGGAATAATGGAAGATATACTGCTGCAGAAGAGCTGATAAATCTTGGCGCAGGTGATTTCATAAGAATTATGGATTCGATAGCAATTCATAAGAATATAGATTTCCCAGAACACAAACATGCATGGCTATGTGATATAGGTAAAGCTGAACCTATTGTTCGAAGATATTTAATAGAATGTGGAGTTAAAATATTTTTGCAAAGTAGAATAATAGATGTAAATATGGAAGGCAATAAAATAAAATCATTGGTATTATTTAATAAAGATATTGTAACTGGAGATGTATTTGTAGAAACTACAGGTTCAACAGGATCAATGCCTAATTGTGTGAAGTATGGAAATGGATGCGTTATGTGTACATTAAGATGTCCTAGCTTTGGTGCAAGAGTTAGTATAAGCAGTAAGGCAGGAGTAAATGACTTAGTAGGAGAAAGAGCAAATGGAATGAAGGGCGCAATGAGCGGATCATGTGAATTTCCTAGAGAATCTTTATCAAAAGACATAATAAAAGAATTAGAGAAAAGTGGAGTTGTAGTTATTCCTATACCCAAGGAAGATATACATTTTGAAAAGTTAGAACAAAAAGTATGTCAACAATATGCGACCTTAGAATTTGCGGAGAATATTATATTATTAGATACAGGACGCGTAAAGCTTATGACATCTCACTATCCACTAGATAAATTAAGGAAAATAAAAGGATTAGAAAATGTAGTTTATATAGATCCACTAGTTGGAAGTAATGGTAATTCAATTAGATATTTATGTGCTGCGCCTAGAAATAATTCAATGCAAGTAAATGGCGTTGAAAATTTATTTTGTGGAGGTGAAAAAAGTGGATTCTTTGTAGGTCATACTGAGGCTATGACTACAGGGACTTTAGCAGGTTATAATGCAGTTCAATATTTGGTGAAAAAGCCTTTATTAGAATTGCCAAGAGAGCTTGCTACAGGTGATATTATTGCATATGCAAATGACAAAGTTAAGGAAGGAAAAATGAGTGAAAGATATACATTTTCAGGAGCAGAATATTTTGAAAGGATGAAAGGTTTAGGATTGTATAGCATAGATAATGATGAAATAAGATCAAGAGTTAAAAAACTAAATCTAACAAATATATTTTCAAAGCAATGTAAAAACTAG